The following proteins come from a genomic window of Rattus norvegicus strain BN/NHsdMcwi chromosome 8, GRCr8, whole genome shotgun sequence:
- the Patel14l3 gene encoding secreted seminal-vesicle Ly-6 protein 1-like isoform X2, which translates to MGKHLLMYLLGLSFVVGFLQALTCWDCDMLNSDGICKTGYSTCKAKDDQECCKLVVSTGDKILYWMQDCSSMCLNKTFTHYRLTLNFTCSHDQSLCNEF; encoded by the exons ATGGGAAAACATCTCCTGATGTACCTGTTGGGCCTCTCCTTTGTGGTGGGCTTCCTACAAG CTCTGACATGTTGGGACTGTGACATGTTAAACTCTGATGGAATTTGTAAGACAGGATACTCTACCTGTAAAGCTAAAGATGACCAGGAGTGTTGCAAACTGGTAGTGTCTACAG GTGATAAAATCCTGTATTGGATGCAAGACTGTTCATCCATGTGCTTGAATAAGACGTTCACCCATTACCGTCTAACACTGAATTTTACATGTTCCCATGACCAATCACTCTGCAATGAGTTTTAG